A genomic window from Streptomyces brevispora includes:
- a CDS encoding WD40/YVTN/BNR-like repeat-containing protein encodes MICTIAPRSVNLQGVCLVDEMHGWAVGDGGMILTTADGGSRWHTQGDTDKDLRMVCFADTERGWIAGRDGTILHTTDGGRTWERRSTGTDRNLYGVSFEPSGRTGWAVGDSGTILVSTDGGLGWQPQHSDDTRFTRCFALDDRTAWIIGKHGAIHATTDGGRTWTVQRSGTENDLRGIYAVSRELCWAAGRMGTLLRSEDGGATWIREDAGTGLDLYGLWAAPDGREVRTSGDDGAVLASHDGGRTWAPQHSGTAADVVSLALMPDARHGWMVGDCGLILATGDGGETWSPQLDGMHKDLTSVYGSGSARWAMGRDGLLAASADGGATWQVGGTGTGELIWDVVFLADARRGWAVADTGAILATEDGGVSWTRQDAVGRPLYAVHFEDERGWAAGDGGTVLRTEDGGRTWHPAATPTELPLLSVAFAPEGKQGWAVGAEGTVLATDDGGATWTRQDTPTRQTLTHVHAGTDGAARVVGGAGTVLTTKDAGVTWQAQDAGVEVPLRGVAFTDAGEHGWAVGDGGTVLATEDGGASWTRRAAGVVDNLKAVWAAPDGSQVYAVGDGSSVIATTDRGATWSSRVAGTGRNLYGAHLFPGGRDGWVVGDGGTVLARRDGARWAPQPSGTAANLYSVSPADRSTAWAVGRAGTILVTRDAGTTWARQAGGSTKDLIEVHVRPDALTAWAVGDGGTVLATTDGGATWTHQTSPHQDCGLWAVDFADGATGWAVGTGGTVFATTDGGATWTSQDSGGEDDLIDVHAVDPRTAWAVGHKGVVAHTRDGGATWRRISGPTRQNLTAVHFTPDGRTGMAVGRSDTAVLTLDGGLTWTLTATGAGVSLWNVRVLSPEALWIIGDEGTILSTADGGTTWEQHFYSPEKDT; translated from the coding sequence ATGATCTGCACCATTGCCCCCCGGAGCGTGAACCTCCAAGGCGTCTGCCTGGTGGACGAGATGCACGGCTGGGCCGTCGGCGACGGAGGCATGATCCTCACCACCGCTGACGGGGGCTCCCGCTGGCACACGCAGGGGGACACCGACAAGGACCTGCGCATGGTCTGCTTCGCCGATACCGAGCGCGGCTGGATAGCCGGCCGGGACGGCACGATCCTGCACACCACGGACGGCGGCCGCACCTGGGAGCGCCGCTCCACCGGCACCGACCGCAACCTCTACGGCGTCTCCTTCGAGCCGTCGGGCCGCACCGGCTGGGCGGTCGGCGACAGCGGCACCATCCTCGTCTCCACCGACGGGGGTCTCGGCTGGCAGCCGCAGCACTCCGACGACACCCGCTTCACGCGCTGCTTCGCGCTGGACGACCGGACCGCCTGGATCATCGGGAAGCACGGGGCCATCCACGCCACCACCGACGGCGGCAGGACCTGGACGGTGCAGCGGAGCGGCACCGAGAACGACCTGCGCGGCATCTACGCCGTCTCGCGCGAGCTGTGCTGGGCGGCCGGCCGGATGGGCACCCTGCTGCGCTCCGAGGACGGCGGCGCCACCTGGATCCGCGAGGACGCCGGGACCGGCCTCGACCTGTACGGGCTGTGGGCGGCACCGGACGGCCGGGAGGTCCGCACCTCCGGCGACGACGGCGCGGTCCTCGCCTCCCACGACGGCGGCCGCACCTGGGCGCCGCAGCACAGCGGCACCGCCGCGGACGTGGTCTCGCTCGCGCTGATGCCGGACGCGCGGCACGGCTGGATGGTCGGTGACTGCGGCCTGATCCTGGCCACGGGCGACGGCGGCGAGACCTGGAGCCCGCAACTCGACGGCATGCACAAGGACCTGACCAGTGTGTACGGATCCGGCTCCGCCCGCTGGGCGATGGGCCGGGACGGTCTGCTGGCGGCCAGCGCGGACGGCGGCGCCACCTGGCAGGTGGGCGGGACCGGGACCGGCGAACTGATCTGGGACGTCGTCTTCCTGGCGGACGCCCGACGCGGCTGGGCGGTGGCCGACACGGGCGCGATCCTCGCGACCGAGGACGGCGGGGTGAGCTGGACCCGCCAGGATGCCGTCGGACGGCCCCTGTACGCCGTGCACTTCGAGGACGAGCGCGGCTGGGCGGCCGGTGACGGCGGCACGGTCCTGCGGACCGAGGACGGCGGCCGCACCTGGCACCCGGCCGCCACCCCCACCGAACTGCCCCTCCTGAGCGTCGCCTTCGCCCCCGAGGGCAAGCAGGGCTGGGCGGTCGGCGCCGAGGGCACGGTCCTCGCCACCGACGACGGCGGCGCCACCTGGACCAGGCAGGACACCCCGACCCGGCAGACCCTGACCCATGTCCACGCCGGCACCGACGGCGCCGCCCGTGTCGTCGGCGGCGCCGGCACCGTACTGACCACGAAAGACGCCGGCGTCACCTGGCAGGCGCAGGACGCCGGGGTCGAAGTCCCGCTCCGGGGCGTCGCGTTCACCGATGCCGGCGAGCACGGCTGGGCGGTCGGCGACGGCGGCACGGTCCTGGCCACCGAGGACGGCGGCGCGAGCTGGACCCGCCGGGCCGCCGGCGTCGTGGACAACCTGAAGGCGGTCTGGGCGGCACCCGACGGCAGCCAGGTGTACGCGGTCGGCGACGGCAGTTCAGTGATCGCCACCACGGACCGCGGCGCGACCTGGTCCTCGCGCGTCGCCGGCACCGGCCGCAACCTGTACGGAGCCCACCTCTTCCCCGGCGGCCGGGACGGCTGGGTGGTCGGCGACGGCGGTACGGTACTGGCCCGCCGGGACGGGGCCCGCTGGGCGCCGCAGCCGAGCGGCACCGCGGCGAACCTCTACTCGGTCTCGCCGGCCGACCGCTCGACCGCATGGGCCGTGGGCCGGGCCGGCACCATCCTGGTGACCAGGGACGCGGGGACGACCTGGGCGCGACAGGCCGGCGGCAGCACCAAGGACCTCATCGAAGTCCACGTACGCCCGGACGCGTTGACGGCCTGGGCGGTCGGCGACGGCGGTACCGTCCTCGCCACCACCGACGGCGGCGCCACCTGGACCCACCAGACCAGCCCCCACCAGGACTGCGGCCTGTGGGCGGTCGACTTCGCGGACGGGGCCACGGGCTGGGCGGTGGGCACGGGCGGCACGGTCTTCGCCACCACCGACGGCGGCGCCACCTGGACCAGCCAGGACAGCGGCGGCGAGGACGACCTGATCGACGTGCACGCGGTGGACCCGCGGACGGCGTGGGCGGTCGGCCACAAGGGCGTCGTCGCGCACACCCGGGACGGCGGCGCCACCTGGCGGCGGATCAGCGGCCCGACCCGACAGAACCTCACCGCCGTGCACTTCACCCCGGACGGCCGGACCGGCATGGCGGTGGGCCGCAGCGACACAGCCGTACTGACCCTCGACGGGGGCCTGACCTGGACCCTGACGGCCACAGGCGCGGGAGTGTCCCTCTGGAACGTCCGGGTCCTCTCGCCCGAGGCCCTCTGGATCATCGGCGACGAGGGCACCATACTGTCGACCGCTGACGGCGGCACCACCTGGGAGCAGCACTTCTACAGCCCGGAGAAAGACACATGA
- a CDS encoding sensor histidine kinase, with product MIHHLLPTVPQAQAARRGPDLSTALLPGGRSEGTELLPDGREDAALVSLEHALLDAPGDGRYLADARIRRHERRNALHTLHGLMELARHAEKRPELLAASPGIPLAKVSDVIRRVQDPLIRAQLVGKTLAAGERDIALRLGSGSSLSGHPERAGEIATVLGNLIDNAMDAVACFGTPDPRVEVSFRDTGCGVELGVTDNGTGVSPDLRELIFARGFSTKRRTGVRPRGEGLALVRDIAGAYGGTVEVADRDGGGAVFTVRMPLLYDIGRSAP from the coding sequence GTGATCCATCACCTTCTTCCGACCGTCCCACAGGCACAAGCCGCACGACGCGGCCCAGATCTCAGTACGGCGCTCCTCCCCGGAGGCCGGAGCGAAGGTACGGAGCTCCTCCCCGACGGCCGCGAAGACGCCGCCCTGGTATCCCTGGAGCATGCGCTGCTGGACGCCCCGGGTGACGGCCGCTATCTCGCCGACGCTCGCATCCGACGCCACGAGCGGCGCAACGCACTGCACACGCTGCATGGCCTGATGGAACTCGCCCGGCACGCCGAGAAGCGCCCCGAGCTGCTCGCCGCTTCCCCCGGCATCCCGCTCGCCAAGGTCTCGGATGTCATCAGGCGGGTCCAAGACCCGCTGATCCGAGCCCAGTTGGTGGGCAAGACCCTGGCCGCCGGGGAGCGCGACATCGCGCTGCGCCTGGGTTCGGGGTCCTCTCTCAGCGGCCATCCCGAACGGGCCGGCGAGATCGCCACCGTGCTCGGCAACCTCATCGACAACGCCATGGACGCCGTGGCCTGCTTCGGCACTCCCGACCCACGGGTCGAGGTGTCCTTCCGCGACACCGGCTGCGGCGTCGAGCTCGGCGTCACCGACAACGGCACCGGCGTCTCACCGGACCTGCGCGAGCTGATCTTCGCCCGGGGCTTCTCGACGAAGCGACGCACCGGCGTACGGCCGCGGGGCGAAGGGCTCGCGCTGGTACGGGACATCGCCGGGGCGTACGGCGGCACGGTCGAGGTGGCCGACCGTGACGGCGGCGGCGCAGTGTTCACCGTACGGATGCCGCTGCTGTACGACATCGGGAGAAGCGCGCCGTGA
- a CDS encoding amino acid adenylation domain-containing protein: MTTALNPRLGAGLLDHACLRPESVALTVGRREYSYEEAAGIARRWAGVLVEAAGGRPRRVGVFAHRSEASYLGAAAALLAGAAFVPLNRKFPAERTRSMLERADVDALIVDAGSLPGLAEILRGLPGKPLVLLPDVVRGEAGDLGGARVADAVDLAAAAPLVRLPEVSRDDIAYLLFTSGSTGTPKGVPVTHGNVRAFLEANQARYRLTPEDRLTQTFDQTFDLSVFDLFMAWEHGARVCSMDPIEILAPFKYLERNGITVWFSVPSVAAMLRRRGVLKPGSMPTLRWSLFCGEALPRATAEDWQAAAPQSVVENLYGPTELTIACTVHRWDPATSPAACVHDNVPIGQPYPGLRPLVVDDELNPVPDGGSGELCMAGPQTTPGYWRAPEITAERYFTHAGQTYYRTGDLVRFQDGEYVCLGRNDQQVKVGGYRIELGEIEAVLRRAGAVEAVALLWPDPETITAVVSGAADTATLAAACDSSLPAYMAPRSVHLVEEMPVNGNGKVDRAALRRRLDEISTSRG; this comes from the coding sequence ATGACCACAGCACTGAACCCGCGCCTGGGCGCCGGGCTGCTCGACCACGCGTGCCTCCGGCCCGAAAGCGTCGCCCTGACCGTCGGGCGCCGTGAATACAGCTACGAGGAGGCCGCCGGCATCGCCCGGCGGTGGGCCGGTGTGCTCGTCGAGGCGGCTGGTGGGCGGCCGCGCCGCGTCGGCGTCTTCGCCCACCGCAGTGAGGCCTCCTATCTCGGCGCCGCCGCCGCGCTGCTCGCCGGCGCCGCCTTCGTGCCGCTCAACCGGAAGTTCCCCGCCGAGCGCACCCGTTCCATGCTGGAGCGCGCCGATGTCGACGCGCTGATCGTCGACGCCGGTTCGTTGCCCGGGCTCGCCGAGATCCTGCGGGGCCTGCCCGGCAAGCCCCTCGTGCTGCTTCCCGATGTCGTACGCGGGGAGGCGGGCGACCTCGGCGGTGCGCGCGTGGCCGACGCGGTCGATCTCGCCGCGGCCGCGCCGCTGGTGCGGCTGCCCGAGGTGTCCCGGGACGACATCGCCTATCTGCTCTTCACCTCCGGCAGCACCGGGACCCCGAAGGGAGTGCCCGTCACCCACGGCAATGTCCGAGCCTTCCTGGAGGCCAACCAGGCCAGGTACCGGCTGACGCCCGAGGACCGGCTCACCCAGACCTTCGACCAGACCTTCGACCTGTCGGTCTTCGACCTCTTCATGGCGTGGGAGCACGGCGCCCGCGTCTGTTCCATGGACCCCATCGAGATCCTCGCGCCCTTCAAGTACCTGGAACGGAACGGGATCACCGTCTGGTTCTCGGTGCCCTCCGTCGCCGCCATGCTGCGCAGACGCGGGGTGCTCAAGCCGGGCAGCATGCCCACGCTCCGCTGGAGCCTCTTCTGCGGCGAGGCACTGCCCCGCGCCACCGCCGAGGACTGGCAGGCCGCCGCCCCGCAGTCGGTCGTGGAGAACCTGTACGGGCCGACGGAGCTGACCATCGCCTGTACGGTGCACCGCTGGGACCCGGCCACCAGCCCGGCCGCCTGTGTGCACGACAACGTGCCCATCGGGCAGCCCTACCCCGGACTCCGGCCCCTGGTCGTCGACGACGAGCTGAACCCCGTACCCGACGGCGGGAGCGGCGAGCTCTGCATGGCAGGGCCGCAGACCACCCCCGGCTACTGGCGGGCCCCCGAGATCACCGCCGAGCGCTACTTCACGCACGCCGGGCAGACCTACTACCGCACCGGCGACCTCGTCCGGTTCCAGGACGGCGAATACGTCTGCCTGGGGCGCAACGACCAGCAGGTCAAGGTCGGCGGCTACCGCATCGAACTGGGCGAGATCGAGGCCGTGCTGCGTCGCGCCGGCGCCGTCGAAGCCGTCGCGCTGCTCTGGCCCGACCCGGAGACCATCACCGCCGTCGTCTCCGGCGCGGCGGACACGGCCACGCTGGCCGCCGCCTGCGACAGCTCGCTGCCGGCCTACATGGCCCCCCGCTCGGTACATCTGGTCGAGGAGATGCCGGTCAACGGCAACGGCAAGGTCGACCGGGCTGCGCTGCGCCGCCGGCTCGACGAGATCTCCACCTCCCGCGGCTGA
- a CDS encoding RraA family protein, with the protein MTNIDAFKDVPTTTLADLLGREQVMDTGIRPLWDSPRIAGPAYTVKCAPGDNLMLHAAIYRADPGSVIVVESGDTDHALAGGNVCAVAQRRGIVGFVVDGVIRDLAEVRDAGFPVFSRGVIPIPGAKKKLGTLGEPARVGGVLIHAGDIVVADEEGVVVTPSAKASGTLSGARAKLAKEADETLDAWEANHRARIEKALSEQGFTD; encoded by the coding sequence ATGACGAACATCGATGCATTCAAGGACGTACCCACCACGACCCTGGCGGACCTGCTGGGCCGCGAGCAGGTCATGGACACCGGCATCCGCCCGCTGTGGGACTCGCCGCGGATCGCGGGCCCGGCGTACACGGTGAAGTGCGCACCCGGGGACAACCTGATGCTGCACGCCGCCATCTACCGCGCCGATCCCGGTTCGGTGATCGTCGTCGAGTCGGGCGACACGGACCACGCCCTGGCCGGCGGCAATGTGTGCGCCGTCGCCCAGCGCCGGGGCATCGTGGGTTTCGTCGTGGACGGCGTGATCAGGGATCTGGCGGAGGTCAGAGACGCCGGCTTCCCGGTCTTCTCGCGGGGTGTGATCCCGATCCCCGGCGCGAAGAAGAAGCTGGGCACCCTGGGTGAGCCGGCCCGGGTCGGCGGTGTGCTCATCCACGCCGGCGACATCGTGGTCGCCGACGAGGAGGGCGTGGTCGTCACACCGTCGGCCAAGGCCTCCGGCACCCTGTCCGGCGCCCGGGCCAAGCTGGCCAAGGAGGCGGACGAGACCCTGGACGCCTGGGAGGCGAACCACCGTGCGCGCATCGAGAAGGCGCTGAGCGAACAGGGCTTCACCGACTGA
- a CDS encoding fumarylacetoacetate hydrolase family protein: MRPHSKSGSIGAPVARPSALLCIGQNCAAHAAESGAAPPEQPILFHKSPNTVVGPYDDVLIPRGSKKTDWEVELAVVIGRRASYLDSPVDAAAHIAGYAVSNDVSERAFQLEQSGGQWSKGKSCATFNPLGPVLVTADEVGDPQQLRLTSHVNGEPRQDSSTADMIFSVAHLVHHLSQYLVLEPGDIINTGTPQGVALSGRFPYLGPDDVMEAEISGLGRQRSVCRPA, encoded by the coding sequence ATGAGGCCGCACTCGAAGAGCGGCTCAATCGGCGCCCCGGTGGCCCGGCCCTCCGCGCTGCTGTGCATCGGCCAGAACTGCGCGGCCCACGCGGCGGAGTCCGGTGCCGCGCCGCCCGAGCAGCCGATTCTCTTCCACAAGTCCCCGAACACGGTCGTCGGCCCGTACGACGACGTCCTCATCCCGCGGGGCTCGAAGAAGACCGACTGGGAGGTGGAGCTGGCCGTCGTCATCGGCCGTCGCGCCTCCTACCTGGACTCCCCCGTGGACGCCGCCGCGCACATCGCGGGATACGCGGTGAGCAACGACGTCTCCGAGCGCGCCTTCCAGCTGGAGCAGTCGGGCGGCCAGTGGTCCAAGGGCAAGAGCTGCGCCACCTTCAACCCGCTGGGCCCGGTCCTGGTGACGGCCGACGAGGTCGGTGACCCGCAGCAGCTGCGGCTGACCAGCCATGTCAACGGTGAGCCCCGGCAGGACTCCTCCACCGCGGACATGATCTTCAGCGTGGCGCATCTGGTGCACCATCTGTCGCAGTACCTGGTGCTGGAGCCCGGCGACATCATCAACACGGGTACCCCGCAGGGCGTGGCCCTGTCCGGCCGCTTCCCGTATCTGGGCCCGGACGACGTGATGGAGGCCGAGATCTCCGGCCTGGGCCGGCAGCGCAGCGTCTGCCGGCCCGCGTAG
- a CDS encoding response regulator gives MIDVLVVDDDFYVAKINAHYVSEVPGFRVTGIAHSAAPALAAVERGGIDLVLLDQHLPNESGLSLTRRLRRQGHDIDVIMVTADCRPTSVREALRAGVLHYLVKPFTSEGLRGRLEAYAQLRSTVDDGAEMDQAGIDRMVGALRTPENRHAIPKGFSDRTAALVSRIVGEYGAERHISAQEVSERARVSRSTAQRYLKFLAENGTLQLTLRYGESGRPEHLYYSGA, from the coding sequence GTGATCGATGTCCTGGTCGTCGACGACGACTTCTACGTGGCCAAGATCAATGCCCATTACGTCTCCGAGGTGCCCGGCTTCCGGGTCACGGGCATCGCACACAGCGCCGCCCCGGCACTCGCCGCCGTCGAGCGCGGCGGCATCGACCTGGTCCTCCTCGACCAGCACCTGCCCAACGAGAGCGGCCTGTCGCTGACCCGTCGACTGCGCCGTCAGGGGCACGACATCGACGTCATCATGGTCACCGCCGACTGCCGCCCCACCTCCGTGCGCGAGGCGCTGCGCGCCGGCGTACTGCACTACCTGGTGAAACCGTTCACCAGCGAGGGCCTGCGCGGCAGACTGGAGGCGTACGCACAGCTGCGCTCCACCGTCGACGACGGCGCCGAAATGGATCAGGCCGGCATCGACCGCATGGTCGGCGCGCTGCGCACGCCGGAGAACAGGCACGCCATACCCAAGGGCTTCTCGGACCGCACGGCCGCGCTGGTCTCGCGCATCGTAGGGGAATACGGCGCCGAGCGGCACATCTCCGCTCAGGAAGTGTCCGAACGCGCGAGGGTCAGCCGCTCCACCGCGCAGCGATACCTCAAGTTTCTCGCGGAGAACGGCACGTTACAGCTCACCCTGCGGTATGGGGAGAGCGGCAGGCCCGAGCACCTCTACTACTCGGGTGCTTGA
- a CDS encoding citrate/2-methylcitrate synthase has product MSNADQLIAHTLGITEDRVTDGLEYQSIREWDSLGHVSLMVAIEEAYGVEVDDDLTLELRSVAAIRGFAAARNAEGTTREGADRTAAGGTVRGVAETPAKAPAGRRTVHRGLEGVVFDQTAVTRIDGAAGTLEYRGYSIHDLAEQASFEEVAHLLVHGELPDAAALEAFAKQLSAARELPQPVLDLARSLAHAHPMDALRTCVSALGAHAPRRAAGTDESYDEAREAGIELIARIPMIVAAHHAFRSGREPLRPAEGATHAEAFLTVLLGERPTPAAVRFIDKGFIVHADHSSNASAFTARVAIGCRAGMTAALTAAVAAFAGSVHGGAAERVVGLIDRVGTPENAEAHVAAVQGRGEPVMGFGHRVYRTEDPRVRHLRSTVVELSQERGDTGGLDILDAVAAAMSPYGRHGVAANVDLYAGLAYRLLGLPDDLAVPLFAVGRTPGWVAQALEQQSNNVLIRPLLDYVGPQGRTYPGADAR; this is encoded by the coding sequence GTGAGCAACGCCGACCAGCTCATAGCGCACACCCTCGGGATCACCGAGGACCGCGTCACCGACGGGCTCGAATACCAGTCGATCAGGGAGTGGGACTCGCTCGGCCATGTCTCGCTGATGGTCGCCATCGAGGAGGCGTACGGCGTCGAGGTCGACGACGACCTCACGCTGGAGCTCCGTTCGGTCGCCGCGATCCGGGGGTTCGCCGCTGCCCGGAACGCCGAGGGGACCACCCGCGAGGGCGCGGACCGAACTGCCGCCGGGGGAACGGTCCGGGGGGTGGCCGAGACCCCGGCGAAGGCCCCCGCCGGCCGCCGCACCGTCCACCGCGGACTCGAGGGCGTCGTCTTCGACCAGACCGCCGTCACCCGTATCGACGGCGCCGCCGGCACCCTCGAATACCGCGGCTACAGCATCCACGACCTGGCCGAGCAGGCCTCCTTCGAGGAGGTCGCCCATCTCCTCGTGCACGGCGAACTCCCCGACGCCGCCGCCCTGGAGGCCTTCGCCAAGCAGCTGAGCGCCGCCCGTGAACTGCCGCAACCCGTCCTGGACCTGGCCCGCTCTCTCGCGCACGCCCACCCCATGGACGCCCTGCGCACCTGTGTCTCCGCCCTCGGCGCCCACGCGCCGCGCCGCGCGGCCGGCACCGACGAGAGCTACGACGAGGCGCGAGAGGCCGGTATCGAGCTGATCGCACGGATACCGATGATCGTCGCCGCCCACCACGCCTTCCGCAGCGGCCGCGAGCCGCTGCGGCCCGCCGAGGGCGCCACCCACGCCGAGGCGTTCCTCACCGTGCTGCTCGGCGAGCGGCCCACCCCGGCCGCGGTGCGGTTCATCGACAAGGGCTTCATCGTCCACGCCGACCACAGCTCCAACGCCTCCGCGTTCACCGCACGTGTCGCCATCGGCTGCCGGGCCGGCATGACCGCCGCGCTCACCGCCGCCGTCGCGGCCTTCGCCGGCTCCGTGCACGGCGGCGCCGCCGAGCGCGTCGTCGGCCTCATCGACCGGGTCGGCACCCCGGAGAACGCCGAGGCGCATGTCGCGGCGGTGCAGGGCCGGGGCGAGCCCGTGATGGGCTTCGGCCACCGCGTGTACCGGACCGAGGACCCCCGGGTGCGCCATCTGCGCTCCACCGTCGTCGAGTTGAGCCAGGAGCGCGGCGACACCGGCGGCCTCGACATCCTCGACGCCGTGGCCGCGGCGATGTCCCCGTACGGCCGGCACGGCGTCGCCGCCAACGTCGACCTCTACGCCGGTCTCGCCTACCGCCTCCTCGGTCTGCCCGACGACCTCGCCGTCCCGCTGTTCGCCGTCGGCCGTACCCCCGGCTGGGTCGCCCAGGCCCTGGAGCAGCAGTCCAACAACGTGCTGATCCGTCCGCTGCTCGACTACGTCGGACCACAGGGCCGTACCTACCCGGGGGCCGATGCCCGATGA
- a CDS encoding MFS transporter, with translation MLTRILPPPGPVRLLTVITMVMSLGQGLWMAINAIYAVTMVHLTAGQLGVSLGISAALVLMSSIPLGHLADRTGPRSVQMWSFLSLAPLTAGLLFVHGFWSYLLVTSVQGLAYRAANNARKAMIAANVPQKNRAHVMAYIRAALNATMAIGACLSGLVLAWGERIGYQGAVLFTALCFLVTGLLTVKEAPVPPVPASAGAAFAVLRDVPFLMFTALDGLLVTHALLLDLVLPLWVIHHTDAPRWMSAVILLINTAFVVAFQTRAARGTGDLRSASWASLQGAGCVAVACLVFALTSSTGVIAAVGLLVVGALLHALGEIRQAAGSWTITFDLAPDHAQGQYQGTYKMGGDIGKMFAPALFAWLIIDHGTIGWIVLGVSYAVLGAAMPAVVARGVRSRAAAEPAQATA, from the coding sequence GTGCTGACCCGTATTCTCCCCCCGCCCGGCCCCGTCCGGCTGCTCACCGTCATCACCATGGTGATGAGCCTGGGGCAAGGGCTGTGGATGGCGATCAACGCGATCTACGCGGTGACGATGGTCCACCTCACCGCGGGTCAACTCGGCGTCAGTCTCGGCATATCGGCCGCGCTCGTCCTCATGTCCAGCATCCCGCTCGGCCATCTCGCCGACCGGACCGGGCCGCGCTCCGTGCAGATGTGGTCGTTCCTGTCGCTGGCGCCGCTGACCGCGGGGCTGCTGTTCGTCCACGGATTCTGGTCGTACCTCCTGGTCACCTCGGTGCAGGGGCTGGCGTACCGGGCGGCCAACAACGCCCGCAAGGCGATGATCGCGGCCAACGTCCCGCAGAAGAACCGGGCGCACGTCATGGCGTACATCCGCGCCGCCCTCAACGCGACGATGGCGATCGGCGCCTGCCTCTCCGGCCTCGTCCTGGCCTGGGGCGAACGCATCGGGTACCAGGGCGCCGTCCTGTTCACCGCGCTCTGCTTCCTCGTCACCGGCCTGCTCACCGTGAAGGAGGCGCCGGTGCCTCCGGTTCCGGCCTCGGCGGGCGCGGCCTTCGCGGTACTGCGCGACGTACCGTTCCTGATGTTCACCGCCCTGGACGGGCTGCTCGTCACCCACGCACTGCTCCTCGACCTCGTCCTGCCGCTGTGGGTCATCCACCACACCGACGCCCCGCGCTGGATGAGCGCGGTCATCCTCCTCATCAACACCGCCTTCGTGGTGGCCTTCCAGACCAGGGCCGCCCGGGGCACCGGCGACCTCAGATCCGCCTCCTGGGCGAGCCTGCAGGGCGCCGGCTGCGTCGCGGTCGCGTGCCTGGTGTTCGCCCTGACCAGCAGTACGGGGGTGATCGCGGCCGTGGGGCTGCTGGTGGTCGGCGCCCTGCTGCACGCGCTCGGCGAGATCCGCCAGGCCGCCGGCAGCTGGACCATCACCTTCGACCTCGCGCCCGACCACGCCCAGGGCCAGTACCAGGGCACGTACAAGATGGGCGGAGACATCGGCAAGATGTTCGCCCCCGCCCTCTTCGCCTGGCTGATCATCGACCACGGCACGATCGGCTGGATCGTCCTCGGCGTGTCGTACGCCGTCCTGGGCGCCGCCATGCCGGCCGTCGTGGCCCGCGGGGTACGCAGCCGGGCCGCCGCGGAGCCCGCCCAGGCCACTGCCTGA